In a single window of the Halobacteriovorax sp. DA5 genome:
- a CDS encoding twin-arginine translocase TatA/TatE family subunit, translating into MSLGITESLIILAIIVLLFGGKKLPELGKSLGKAITGFKHGLKEEDEQNNTNTASKIEDQSNNENKNS; encoded by the coding sequence ATGAGCCTTGGAATTACTGAAAGTTTAATTATCCTAGCTATTATTGTTCTACTGTTTGGAGGTAAGAAACTTCCAGAACTTGGAAAGTCACTTGGGAAGGCCATCACAGGCTTTAAACATGGGCTTAAAGAGGAAGATGAGCAGAATAACACTAATACTGCTAGTAAAATCGAAGACCAATCAAATAACGAAAATAAGAATAGCTAG
- the queF gene encoding preQ(1) synthase, whose product MSASKKSIKKTETKSKSKSKPKQSPKGRNVKELDAFALGSANTEYPDTYAPEVLEAFDNKNPGSDAWTTFVCTEFTSLCPKTGQPDFARIYINYIADKKMVESKSLKLYLFSFRNHGDFHEDCVQKICDDLAKLMNPKYVEVIGEFTPRGGICIYPYASNSNNKKIYKDIRAKRFSEYAPGKYTMDLSKIY is encoded by the coding sequence ATGTCAGCATCGAAAAAATCTATTAAGAAAACTGAAACAAAATCAAAATCGAAATCAAAACCTAAACAATCTCCGAAAGGAAGAAATGTTAAAGAGCTAGACGCATTTGCACTTGGTTCAGCAAATACTGAATACCCTGATACATATGCTCCAGAAGTTCTTGAGGCCTTTGACAATAAAAATCCAGGAAGTGATGCATGGACAACATTTGTTTGTACAGAGTTCACTTCTCTATGCCCAAAAACAGGACAGCCAGACTTTGCTCGTATTTATATTAACTATATCGCAGATAAGAAGATGGTTGAATCGAAGTCATTAAAGCTATACCTATTTAGCTTTAGAAACCATGGTGACTTCCACGAGGATTGTGTGCAAAAAATTTGTGACGATTTAGCTAAGCTAATGAACCCAAAATACGTTGAAGTTATTGGTGAATTTACGCCAAGAGGTGGAATTTGCATCTATCCATATGCTTCAAATTCCAACAATAAGAAGATTTATAAGGATATTCGTGCAAAAAGATTTAGCGAATATGCTCCAGGTAAGTATACAATGGACTTATCTAAAATTTATTAA
- the hemH gene encoding ferrochelatase, producing MAMRHDHLTFPVGKKGEHKVTKVVLVQLGSPKSPSTSDVRKYLKDFLADPRVVDIDPRLWKIILNLFVLPFRPKRSAALYKRIWEGSEFPLTRITREFTHRVNELTPEHIEVEHAFLLCEPKVADVYAKWEAELDERRDPAQKLIVIPMFPQYSESTIASGIDFFGKLLETKVRIPNFEVITNFHRLHAFIDNSIAKINEKLANESIDELVISFHGIPKRRVIYKKDPYYQHCFETFELIKQGVVGIEADKIHMTYQSRFGSEEWLTPYTDEYTANLAKAGAKNIAVYCPAFVADCLETIDEIGTELQEEVEEYGTHIHAIECLNDDENWAKGFANYVETLCENPKDVEKIEYQLEEEKYMEMPKQTMESEPLSDNAKKSLKIVFLTLFLDLVGFSIIFPLFPALAKYYLTVDADNVFLKAIFGSIDTLTQAGGASNFSAIVLFGGALGALYSLLQFVAAPIWGTISDRIGRKPVLLVSVFGLFISYVLWAVAGNFTILIIARFIGGIMGGNISTATAVVADVTTNKNRSKGMATIGIAFALGFIIGPAMGGILSLFDLTKFYPVLADYGVNPFSMAAIVAGVLSLFNLINLFNKFDETLPEAKRGKHESERSANPITLFKPLPYKGVNLTNFGYFLFLLAFSGMEFTLTFLAAERLSYSSMDNAYMFIFIGLILALVQGGYVRRKAHTVGEKRMALQGLVTIIPGLILIGFAQSSWLVYAGLFFLAVGSSLVIPCLTSLVSMYSPAQSQGHVIGVFRSLGALARVIGPIVASLVYWRYSSAAPYYLGSIFLIIPILMIARLPSPQETNE from the coding sequence ATGGCAATGCGTCATGATCATTTAACATTTCCAGTTGGTAAAAAAGGTGAGCACAAGGTCACTAAAGTTGTTCTTGTTCAGCTTGGCTCTCCTAAGTCTCCATCAACTTCAGATGTACGTAAATATTTAAAAGATTTCTTGGCCGATCCACGTGTTGTGGACATTGATCCAAGACTTTGGAAAATCATTTTAAATCTCTTTGTTCTACCATTTAGGCCAAAGAGGTCAGCAGCACTATATAAAAGAATTTGGGAAGGAAGTGAATTTCCTCTCACAAGAATTACACGCGAATTCACTCATCGAGTAAATGAGCTTACTCCTGAACATATTGAAGTTGAGCACGCTTTCTTGCTTTGTGAGCCTAAGGTTGCAGACGTCTATGCTAAGTGGGAAGCGGAACTTGATGAAAGAAGAGATCCTGCTCAGAAGCTTATTGTGATTCCAATGTTTCCACAATATTCAGAATCAACGATTGCTAGTGGAATTGATTTCTTTGGAAAACTTTTAGAAACAAAAGTTAGAATTCCAAACTTTGAAGTCATCACAAATTTTCATCGCCTGCACGCTTTTATTGATAACTCAATTGCCAAGATTAATGAGAAGTTGGCAAATGAAAGTATTGATGAATTAGTTATCTCTTTTCATGGGATTCCAAAGAGGAGAGTGATCTATAAGAAAGATCCTTATTATCAACACTGTTTTGAAACTTTCGAGTTGATCAAGCAAGGGGTTGTAGGGATTGAAGCAGATAAAATTCATATGACTTACCAATCTCGCTTTGGAAGTGAAGAGTGGCTTACTCCTTATACAGATGAGTATACGGCCAATCTTGCAAAAGCAGGGGCAAAGAATATCGCTGTTTATTGTCCGGCATTCGTTGCAGATTGTTTAGAAACGATTGACGAAATTGGAACTGAGTTACAAGAAGAAGTTGAAGAATATGGGACTCACATTCACGCAATTGAGTGTTTAAATGATGATGAAAATTGGGCAAAAGGTTTTGCTAATTACGTTGAAACACTTTGTGAGAATCCAAAAGATGTTGAAAAAATAGAGTACCAATTAGAAGAGGAAAAATACATGGAAATGCCAAAGCAAACAATGGAATCTGAACCATTAAGTGATAATGCTAAGAAGTCGCTTAAGATCGTCTTTTTAACACTATTCTTAGACCTTGTGGGATTTTCAATTATCTTCCCTCTATTTCCAGCACTTGCAAAATATTACTTAACAGTTGATGCAGATAACGTTTTCTTAAAAGCAATTTTTGGTTCAATTGATACGTTAACTCAAGCAGGGGGAGCAAGTAACTTCTCGGCCATCGTTCTTTTTGGTGGTGCGCTTGGAGCACTCTATTCACTTCTACAATTTGTTGCCGCACCTATCTGGGGAACAATTTCAGATCGAATTGGAAGAAAGCCTGTTCTTTTAGTTTCAGTCTTTGGACTGTTTATTAGTTATGTCCTGTGGGCCGTTGCTGGTAATTTTACAATCCTAATTATTGCAAGATTCATTGGTGGGATCATGGGTGGAAATATCTCAACAGCAACTGCTGTTGTGGCCGATGTGACAACTAATAAGAACCGCTCTAAAGGAATGGCAACAATCGGTATTGCCTTTGCCCTAGGTTTTATTATTGGGCCAGCAATGGGTGGAATTCTTTCTCTATTTGATCTAACAAAGTTTTATCCAGTTCTTGCTGACTATGGTGTAAATCCTTTTTCAATGGCCGCAATTGTCGCTGGTGTTCTTTCGTTATTTAACTTAATTAATTTATTTAATAAGTTTGATGAAACACTTCCTGAAGCGAAGCGCGGAAAACATGAAAGTGAAAGAAGTGCTAACCCAATTACTCTTTTTAAGCCTCTTCCGTACAAAGGTGTTAACCTTACAAACTTTGGTTACTTCTTATTCTTACTAGCATTTAGTGGGATGGAGTTTACATTAACTTTCCTTGCAGCAGAAAGACTAAGTTACTCATCAATGGATAATGCTTATATGTTTATCTTTATTGGTTTAATCTTAGCTCTTGTTCAAGGTGGTTATGTTCGCCGTAAGGCACATACTGTAGGTGAGAAGCGTATGGCACTTCAAGGCCTTGTGACAATTATCCCGGGTCTTATTCTTATTGGATTTGCACAATCTTCTTGGTTAGTTTACGCAGGTTTATTTTTCTTAGCAGTGGGGTCATCTTTAGTTATCCCTTGTCTAACTTCGCTTGTTTCAATGTATTCTCCGGCACAGAGTCAGGGACATGTTATTGGTGTTTTTAGATCGCTTGGAGCATTAGCAAGAGTGATTGGGCCAATTGTTGCCTCTCTTGTTTACTGGCGCTATAGTTCGGCAGCACCTTACTATCTTGGAAGTATCTTTTTGATTATTCCAATTCTTATGATTGCAAGACTTCCAAGTCCACAAGAAACAAACGAATAG
- the bfr gene encoding bacterioferritin, giving the protein MKGDQDVIKALNNVLTKELTAINQYFLHARMLEDWGLDKIGHLEYKASIDEMKYADEVIKRILFLEGLPNLQKLERIRIGQNVKEIIEADLETEAETVPLLKEAIELCEKKQDYVSRDLLSKILDSEEEHVDWLETQLSLIEKVGIENYMQSQIEMKTGH; this is encoded by the coding sequence ATGAAAGGTGATCAAGACGTAATCAAAGCATTAAATAATGTTCTTACAAAAGAATTAACGGCCATTAATCAGTATTTTCTTCATGCAAGAATGCTTGAAGACTGGGGACTCGATAAGATTGGCCATCTTGAATACAAAGCAAGTATCGATGAGATGAAATATGCTGATGAAGTAATTAAGAGAATTCTATTCTTAGAGGGACTTCCTAATCTTCAAAAGCTTGAAAGAATTAGAATCGGTCAAAATGTAAAAGAGATCATCGAAGCTGATCTTGAAACAGAAGCTGAAACTGTACCATTACTTAAAGAAGCAATTGAACTTTGTGAAAAGAAGCAAGATTATGTTTCTCGCGATCTTCTTTCAAAGATTCTTGACTCTGAAGAAGAGCACGTGGATTGGTTAGAGACTCAACTATCTTTAATTGAAAAAGTTGGTATCGAAAATTACATGCAATCGCAAATTGAAATGAAAACGGGACACTAG
- a CDS encoding bacterioferritin-associated ferredoxin, with protein MYICICNAITQDMLDNAIKQGQTEKEVINSLGIGNSCGVCLLEQVSAGLAKKNLKSNQNEQGNEVKNNLTPVKK; from the coding sequence ATGTATATTTGTATTTGTAACGCCATTACACAAGATATGCTCGATAATGCGATAAAGCAGGGACAAACAGAGAAAGAGGTAATCAACAGCCTTGGAATCGGTAACTCATGCGGTGTTTGCTTATTAGAACAAGTCTCTGCCGGTCTTGCTAAGAAGAACCTCAAATCGAATCAAAATGAGCAAGGCAATGAGGTTAAGAATAACTTAACTCCAGTCAAAAAATAA